One Malus sylvestris chromosome 14, drMalSylv7.2, whole genome shotgun sequence DNA segment encodes these proteins:
- the LOC126599554 gene encoding RNA-binding NOB1-like protein yields MDDTAAPAPVADENPKVSPAPISGWTSIVKKQPEPKPRNPDANAAAQVLVESCKSSKGIAMAVVDANAIIQGGESLSHCADKLVSIPEVMDEVRDPVSRHRLAFLPFEVQTMEPSPECLNKVIKFARATGDLQTLSDVDIKLIALTYALEAQIHGTEHLRDCPPPVHTVNVKRLPEKDLPGWGNNVPNLDEWEALEHAEEEKSNLGSRILPLKDINLNGIDSNSCSVDGSAVEVKSDAHSENQEDSVGTERRHRRKFPKKKEISIEGKMVSAGIDASQGQLDDNADDWMPAVSRSTHRRFLRRKARRESNEAFSEKDAQDAEEEARGKDQSLPVESEEACSRIGMFEVIEITKTKNGAEGLSPTLKQTILEEDSLRAPQEGKDLNGVEANDFKAEEATADKYVNFSVEGDEVETINEGLDHLEISSETNESVDTSSLNDDHSEQSWMLRSLSESSVACVTGDFAMQNVILQMGLRLVAPGGMQIRQLHRWILKCHACNTVTAEIGKIFCPKCGNGGTLRKVAVTVGENGIVMAARRPRIILRGTRFSLPLPQGGRDAISKNPILREDQLPQKFLHPKTKKKAHKEGDDVFATNDFIFCHHTDKKAPLQPPIRKALAVFSGRRNPNDNHYSHSKHK; encoded by the exons ATGGACGACACCGCAGCCCCAGCCCCTGTCGCCGACGAGAACCCGAAGGTGAGCCCAGCTCCAATCTCAGGCTGGACCAGCATAGTTAAGAAGCAACCGGAGCCAAAGCCCCGAAACCCGGATGCTAACGCCGCAGCCCAAGTCTTGGTGGAGAGCTGCAAGTCCTCCAAGGGCATAGCCATGGCGGTGGTCGACGCCAACGCCATCATTCAAGGCGGAGAGAGCCTCAGCCATTGCGCCGACAAGCTGGTCTCTATCCCGGAAGTCATGGACGAGGTCCGCGACCCCGTTTCCCGCCACCGGCTCGCCTTTCTTCCCTTCGAAGTCCAAACCATGGAACCCTCACCTGAATGCCTCAACAAAG TTATTAAGTTTGCGAGGGCTACCGGGGATTTACAGACGCTTTCGGATGTGGATATTAAGCTCATTGCTCTGACCTATGCGTTGGAGGCTCAGATACATGGCACTGAACATCTTAGGGACTGCCCTCCCCCAGTGCACACGGTTAATGTGAAGAGGTTACCAGAGAAGGACTTGCCAGGTTGGGGCAATAATGTGCCCAATTTGGACGAGTGGGAGGCTCTGGAACATGCTGAAGAGGAGAAGTCGAACCTCGGTTCGAGAATTCTTCCTTTGAaagatataaacttgaatgggATTGATTCCAATAGTTGTTCTGTTGATGGCTCTGCAGTGGAAGTTAAAAGTGATGCTCATTCCGAAAACCAGGAGGATAGTGTGGGCACTGAAAGGAGACATAGAAGAAAGTTTCCCAAGAAGAAAGAGATAAGCATTGAAGGGAAGATGGTTTCGGCTGGGATTGATGCGTCCCAAGGACAGTTAGATGATAATGCTGATGACTGGATGCCTGCTGTCAGTCGAAGTACACATAGGAGGTTTTTGAGAAGAAAAGCTAGGCGCGAGTCTAATGAGGCATTTTCTGAAAAGGATGCTCAAGATGCAGAGGAGGAAGCTAGAGGCAAGGATCAATCGTTGCCTGTGGAATCTGAAGAAGCATGTAGTAGAATTGGAATGTTTGAGGTCATTGAGATAACAAAGACGAAGAATGGTGCTGAAGGCCTGTCTCCAACTCTAAAGCAAACGATACTGGAAGAAGATTCACTAAGGGCTCCTCAAGAAGGGAAGGATCTCAATGGGGTAGAGGCTAATGATTTCAAAGCAGAGGAAGCTACCGCTGACAAGTATGTGAATTTTTCTGTTGAAGGAGATGAAGTTGAAACGATAAATGAAGGGCTAGATCACTTGGAGATCTCAAGTGAGACTAACGAAAGTGTTGATACATCCAGTTTGAATGATGATCATAGTGAGCAAAGCTGGATGCTTAGATCCTTGTCTGAGTCTAGTGTAGCTTGTGTAACCGGTGATTTTGCAATGCAGAATGTTATTCTGCAGATGGGTTTACGGTTGGTGGCACCTGGAGGAATGCAGATCAGACAGCTGCACAG GTGGATTTTGAAGTGCCATGCATGCAATACTGTGACTGCTGAAATTGGGAAAATTTTCTGTCCAAAATGTGGAAATGGCGGTACTTTGCGCAAAGTAGCAGTTACAGTTGGTGAGAATGGCATTGTTATGGCAGCCCGTCGACCTCGGATCATATTGCGTGGCACAAGA TTTTCACTGCCTCTACCTCAGGGTGGAAGGGATGCCATTTCTAAGAACCCCATTTTACGTGAAGATCAACTCCCACAAAAGTTTCTACATCCAAAgacaaagaagaaagcacaCAAGGAG GGAGACGACGTGTTCGCTACCAATGACTTCATCTTCTGCCACCATACCGATAAAAAAGCTCCTTTGCAGCCTCCCATAAGGAAGGCGCTAGCCGTTTTCAGTGGAAGGAGGAATCCCAACGACAATCATTACTCGCATTCTAAGCATAAATAG